The following are encoded together in the Phaseolus vulgaris cultivar G19833 chromosome 9, P. vulgaris v2.0, whole genome shotgun sequence genome:
- the LOC137820053 gene encoding GTP-binding nuclear protein Ran-3 yields MALPNQQTVDYPSFKLVIVGDGGTGKTTFVKRHLTGEFEKKYEPTIGVEVHPLDFFTNCGKIRFYCWDTAGQEKFGGLRDGYYIHGQCAIIMFDVTARLTYKNVPTWHRDLCRVCENIPIVLCGNKVDVKNRQVKAKQVTFHRKKNLQYYEISAKSNYNFEKPFLYLARKLAGDPNLHFVESPALAPPEVQIDLAAQQQHEAELAAAASQPLPDDDDDTFE; encoded by the exons ATg GCTTTGCCAAATCAGCAAACAGTTGACTACCCAAGTTTCAAGCTCGTCATCGTCGGTGACGGTGGGACAG GAAAGACCACTTTCGTGAAGAGGCATCTCACCGGTGAATTTGAGAAGAAATATGAAC CCACTATTGGTGTGGAGGTTCATCCGTTGGATTTTTTCACGAACTGTGGAAAGATTCGTTTCTACTGTTGGGATACTGCCGGGCAAGAGAAGTTTGGTGGTCTCAGGGATGGATAtta TATCCATGGGCAATGTGCAATAATCATGTTTGATGTTACTGCTCGGCTAACTTACAAAAATGTCCCTACCTGGCACCGTGATCTTTGTCG GGTTTGTGAGAACATCCCAATTGTTCTTTGTGGTAACAAGGTTGATGTAAAGAATAGGCAAGTGAAGGCCAAGCAGGTTACTTTTCACAGAAAGAAGAATTTGCAGTATTATGAGATATCTGCAAAGAGCAACTATAACTTTGAAAAGCCATTCTTGTACTTGGCTAGGAAACTTGCAGG AGATCCTAACTTGCACTTTGTAGAATCTCCTGCTTTGGCTCCACCCGAAGTTCAAATTGATTTAGCAGCCCAACAACA ACATGAGGCTGAGCTTGCTGCAGCTGCTAGTCAGCCCCTTCCAGACGACGACGATGATACTTTTGAGTAG